A single window of Thalassomonas viridans DNA harbors:
- the mfd gene encoding transcription-repair coupling factor, translating into MSQTSNIFEPVIAKRRGDLADKKVWSNLVGSSSALAIYHGAKNADAPVLLVTYDTPSALRLEQELLSLNTDQRLAVCLFPDWETLPYDSFSPHQDIISQRLSTLYQLSRLEQGIVIVPVTTLMQRLAPKQYLDANSLIIKKGDKKDLHQLRQELEAGGYRHVDQVMEHGEFSARGAILDLFPMGSNNPYRLDFFDDEIDEIRLFDPDSQRSSDKINNINLLPAHEFPTDQAGINLFRSQYRELFSGTIDKESVYHKVSGGILPAGIEYYLPLFFQQTSTLCDYLSAQTLVMLYGDIDQAISQHWTDIEYRYEERRYDRSRPLVPPQQLFLGSEELYSALKPFDRIKLSAASEQVQAQANETKAGTVSFDVRELPDLSVNHKLKQPFEQLDRFIAATDTPDKILFVAESQGRRESVLELLIRDNIKPQLVESIEDFINSDIKLGITVNALTTGFIFQSSESSKHGPEAIALVTESELLGDRVRQTRRRNKQQDVQADALFKNLAELSIGQAVVHFEHGIGRYMGLQTLETGGITTEFLMLNYANDAKLYVPVASLHLISRYSGADGDRAPLHKLGTDAWSKAKKKAAEKVRDVAAELLDVYAKRASSQGYKFSRDKKDYQAFADSFGFEETLDQEQAINAVIGDMLAPTAMDRLVCGDVGFGKTEVAMRAAFVAVNDSKQVAILVPTTLLAQQHYENFRDRFANWPVTIEVLSRFKSSKEQNEVISRVESGQVDILIGTHKLLQNTISYKDLGLLIVDEEHRFGVKQKEKIKQLRSNVDILTLTATPIPRTLNMAMGGMRDLSIIATPPAKRLAVKTFVRQRDDALIRESVLREILRGGQVYFLHNNVDTIEKTASDLQALLPEAKIITAHGQMRERELERIMSDFYHQRFNLLVCTTIIETGIDIPSANTIIMDRADHLGLAQLHQLRGRVGRSHHQAYAYLLTPHEKRMTKDAKKRLEAIASLEDLGAGFTLATHDLEIRGAGELLGEDQSGQMSQIGFSLYMEMLDQAVEALKEGKQPTLNQVTSSQTEIDLRLPALLPEDYIFDVSIRLSLYKRIASCKNKNQLDEIQVELIDRFGLLPQATKNLIQIAKLRLKAQKIGIARLEAGPAGGAIEFADDTKVDPMFIIGLIQQQPAIYKMEGANKLKFKHPTEDSKARFDLVINMVNDLAKH; encoded by the coding sequence ATGAGTCAAACAAGCAATATTTTCGAGCCGGTTATCGCCAAACGCCGCGGCGATCTTGCCGATAAAAAAGTATGGAGCAACTTAGTCGGCAGCAGCAGCGCGCTGGCCATTTACCATGGCGCGAAAAATGCGGACGCACCGGTATTGCTGGTCACTTATGATACGCCGTCGGCATTACGCCTGGAGCAGGAATTGCTCAGTTTAAATACCGACCAGCGCCTGGCCGTGTGTCTGTTTCCCGACTGGGAAACCTTACCCTACGATAGTTTTTCTCCCCACCAGGATATTATTTCCCAGCGCCTGTCCACCCTGTACCAACTGTCCCGGCTGGAGCAAGGCATAGTGATAGTCCCCGTCACCACCTTGATGCAGCGCCTGGCGCCAAAACAATATCTGGATGCCAACAGCCTGATAATTAAAAAAGGCGATAAAAAAGATCTGCACCAGCTCAGGCAGGAGCTTGAAGCCGGCGGCTACCGCCATGTCGACCAGGTAATGGAACACGGCGAATTTTCTGCCCGCGGCGCTATCCTGGATTTATTCCCCATGGGCAGCAACAACCCGTACCGGCTGGATTTTTTTGACGATGAAATCGACGAAATCCGCCTGTTCGATCCCGACAGCCAGCGCTCCAGCGATAAGATCAACAACATAAACCTGTTGCCGGCCCATGAGTTTCCCACCGACCAGGCGGGCATTAACCTGTTTCGCAGCCAATACCGTGAACTCTTTAGCGGCACCATAGATAAAGAGTCCGTTTACCATAAGGTCAGCGGCGGCATACTGCCGGCAGGCATAGAATATTACCTGCCGCTGTTTTTCCAGCAAACCAGCACCTTGTGCGATTATTTATCGGCGCAAACCCTGGTGATGCTTTATGGCGACATCGACCAGGCAATTAGCCAGCACTGGACGGACATAGAATACCGCTATGAAGAAAGACGTTACGACAGATCCCGCCCTTTGGTGCCGCCGCAGCAATTATTCCTGGGCAGTGAAGAGCTTTACAGCGCCCTTAAACCTTTCGACCGCATCAAGCTAAGCGCCGCCAGCGAACAAGTACAGGCGCAGGCAAACGAGACCAAAGCAGGCACCGTCAGCTTTGATGTCAGGGAGCTGCCGGATTTAAGCGTAAATCACAAGTTAAAGCAGCCGTTTGAGCAGCTGGACCGCTTTATCGCCGCCACAGATACCCCGGATAAAATCTTGTTTGTTGCCGAAAGCCAGGGACGACGGGAAAGCGTACTGGAATTACTGATCCGGGATAATATCAAGCCGCAACTGGTGGAAAGCATAGAAGACTTTATCAACAGCGATATCAAACTGGGGATCACGGTGAATGCCCTGACCACGGGCTTTATTTTCCAAAGCAGCGAGAGCAGCAAACACGGGCCCGAGGCCATCGCCCTGGTCACCGAATCGGAATTGCTCGGCGACCGGGTCAGGCAAACCCGGCGCCGCAACAAACAGCAGGATGTCCAGGCGGACGCCCTGTTTAAAAACCTGGCGGAACTCTCCATCGGCCAGGCGGTGGTGCATTTTGAACACGGCATCGGCCGTTATATGGGGCTGCAGACCCTGGAAACCGGCGGCATAACCACGGAATTTTTGATGCTCAATTACGCCAACGACGCCAAATTATACGTGCCCGTGGCTTCGCTGCACCTGATCAGCCGTTATTCCGGAGCCGACGGCGATCGCGCGCCGCTGCACAAATTAGGCACAGACGCCTGGAGTAAAGCCAAGAAAAAGGCGGCAGAAAAAGTCCGCGACGTGGCGGCGGAATTGCTGGATGTGTACGCCAAACGCGCCAGCAGCCAGGGGTATAAATTTAGCCGGGACAAAAAAGACTACCAGGCCTTTGCCGACAGTTTCGGCTTTGAAGAAACCCTGGACCAGGAGCAGGCCATCAATGCCGTGATCGGCGACATGCTCGCCCCCACCGCCATGGACCGCCTGGTATGCGGCGATGTCGGCTTCGGTAAAACCGAAGTGGCGATGCGGGCGGCTTTTGTTGCCGTCAATGACTCCAAGCAGGTGGCGATCCTGGTGCCCACTACTTTGCTGGCCCAGCAACATTATGAAAACTTCCGCGACCGTTTCGCCAACTGGCCGGTAACCATAGAAGTCTTATCCCGCTTTAAGTCCTCCAAAGAGCAAAACGAGGTGATTTCCCGGGTCGAGTCCGGCCAGGTAGATATTTTGATCGGCACCCATAAGCTGCTGCAAAATACCATCAGCTATAAAGACTTAGGTTTACTTATCGTCGACGAGGAGCACAGGTTCGGGGTCAAACAAAAAGAGAAGATCAAACAGCTGCGCAGCAATGTCGATATCCTGACCCTGACCGCTACCCCTATCCCCAGAACCCTGAACATGGCCATGGGCGGCATGCGCGACTTATCCATTATCGCCACTCCGCCGGCAAAACGCCTGGCGGTAAAAACCTTTGTCCGCCAGCGGGACGACGCCCTGATCCGCGAATCTGTGCTTCGGGAAATCCTGCGCGGCGGCCAGGTGTACTTCCTGCACAACAATGTCGATACCATAGAAAAAACCGCCTCAGATCTGCAAGCCTTACTGCCGGAAGCAAAAATCATTACCGCCCACGGGCAGATGCGCGAGCGCGAGCTGGAACGCATCATGAGCGATTTTTACCACCAAAGGTTTAACCTGCTGGTCTGTACCACCATAATCGAAACCGGTATCGATATTCCCAGCGCCAATACCATTATCATGGACAGGGCGGATCATTTGGGACTGGCGCAACTGCACCAGCTCAGGGGCCGGGTCGGCCGCTCCCACCACCAGGCCTATGCCTATCTGCTGACCCCCCATGAAAAGCGCATGACCAAAGACGCGAAAAAACGCCTCGAAGCCATCGCCTCGCTGGAAGATCTCGGCGCCGGTTTCACCCTGGCCACCCATGATCTGGAAATCCGCGGCGCCGGGGAATTGTTAGGGGAAGACCAAAGCGGCCAGATGAGCCAGATAGGCTTTAGTCTCTATATGGAAATGCTGGATCAGGCGGTGGAAGCGTTAAAAGAAGGCAAACAACCGACCCTGAACCAGGTCACCTCCTCGCAAACGGAAATCGATTTACGCCTGCCCGCCCTGCTGCCGGAAGATTATATTTTTGATGTCAGCATCCGGTTGAGCCTTTATAAGCGTATCGCCAGCTGTAAAAATAAAAACCAGCTCGATGAAATCCAGGTAGAGCTGATCGACCGTTTCGGCCTATTGCCCCAGGCCACCAAAAACCTGATACAAATCGCCAAATTACGCCTGAAGGCACAAAAAATAGGTATTGCCCGCCTCGAAGCCGGACCTGCGGGAGGTGCGATTGAATTTGCCGATGATACTAAGGTTGATCCTATGTTTATTATCGGCCTGATCCAGCAGCAACCGGCGATTTATAAAATGGAAGGCGCCAATAAGCTTAAATTTAAACACCCGACCGAGGACAGCAAGGCTCGCTTTGATCTGGTCATCAATATGGTCAATGACCTGGCCAAGCACTGA
- a CDS encoding BLUF domain-containing protein, which produces MIHLIYISSATSWPSEQDLTELLEQARARNIRQNITGMLLYGNATYMQVLKGEEKDVHEIYSAIKIDPRNNGVVTLVEEEIAERDFPGWSMGFRNLTACSPEELPGFSDIFHRGFDKEAVIKNDGVAKKLLMNFATNV; this is translated from the coding sequence ATGATACATCTAATCTATATCAGTTCGGCGACAAGCTGGCCTAGCGAGCAGGATCTTACCGAGTTGCTTGAGCAGGCCAGGGCAAGAAATATCAGGCAAAACATTACAGGTATGCTGCTGTACGGCAATGCGACTTATATGCAGGTATTGAAGGGTGAAGAAAAGGATGTTCATGAAATTTACAGCGCCATTAAAATAGACCCGAGAAATAACGGGGTCGTCACCCTGGTTGAAGAAGAAATTGCCGAAAGGGACTTTCCCGGCTGGAGCATGGGCTTTAGAAACCTGACCGCTTGCTCACCGGAGGAATTGCCCGGATTTAGTGATATTTTTCACCGGGGCTTTGATAAAGAGGCAGTGATAAAAAATGACGGAGTGGCGAAAAAGCTGTTAATGAATTTCGCCACAAATGTTTAA
- a CDS encoding xanthine dehydrogenase family protein molybdopterin-binding subunit, with the protein MSKVTDIQNKPGNISRRRFMKMAGVAGGGLVIGINIPANAENTAELGAEKTFNPNAFIHLSENGDTLIYCGRCEMGQGISTALPSAVADEMEADWSRVRIEQADGNEDKYGPQATGGSASIVRMYQPMREAGAAAKAMLIAAAAKVWKTSADNCYARSHFVHNKLNKQKLAYGELAIIAANMPVPENPALKSKEEFRYIGHALARHDQDEVVVGKRTYGVDTKLPGLKYAAITHCPVLGGKLKSLDKTGALKVKGVLGVVEIPRFDVPYGSIGGVAVVADNSWTAQQALKKLKISWDLGENQVYNTKAYKQQLVANVEKPAQLTHERGDIDQAFAKAKQKFSATYTGGHLSHSPMEPNASVVWVQEDSCEVWAATQSPADIQKVLGQYLKRDPKDILVHVTMAGGAFGRKFKCDYVHEAAVISRQMKMPIQLIWSREEDMRTGYYHSTSAQHIEASLDENGKVTGWLHRAAFPSIGSLFNPSLDRASKGSLEDVANHPFAVENFRAESGEAKAHTRIGWYRAVYAIFYGFAFGTFADELAHKAEKNTFDFLNQLYDDSSNINDRQKERAARSKGVLALAAKKAGWDQRNKLPKGQGIGLAVHYSFNSYVAMAVRVAVDGDDIKVLKVDCAIDCGQVLNVDGATAQMEGAVVMGMSLALSTEISFKDGAVVNSNFHDYPVMRISDMPEVAVHIVESDHKPTGLGEPGVAPFAPALSNAIFAASGKRYRDLPMKPLSV; encoded by the coding sequence ATGAGCAAAGTAACGGATATTCAAAATAAACCGGGTAATATCAGCCGACGCCGCTTTATGAAAATGGCCGGTGTTGCCGGGGGCGGCCTGGTTATAGGAATCAATATCCCAGCCAATGCTGAAAACACTGCTGAGCTGGGGGCGGAAAAAACCTTTAATCCCAATGCCTTTATCCATTTAAGCGAGAACGGCGATACCCTGATCTATTGTGGCCGCTGTGAAATGGGCCAGGGCATCAGCACGGCGCTGCCGTCGGCGGTTGCCGATGAAATGGAAGCGGACTGGTCGCGGGTGCGTATCGAGCAGGCGGACGGCAATGAAGATAAATACGGTCCCCAGGCCACCGGCGGCTCCGCCAGTATAGTACGCATGTACCAGCCGATGCGCGAAGCCGGGGCGGCTGCCAAAGCAATGCTGATTGCCGCGGCGGCCAAGGTCTGGAAAACTTCGGCGGATAATTGTTATGCCCGGTCACATTTTGTCCATAACAAACTGAATAAGCAAAAACTTGCCTATGGCGAGCTGGCCATTATCGCCGCCAATATGCCGGTGCCTGAAAACCCGGCATTGAAAAGCAAAGAGGAATTCCGCTATATCGGCCATGCGCTGGCGCGCCATGATCAGGACGAGGTCGTGGTCGGTAAGCGTACCTACGGTGTTGATACCAAACTTCCCGGCCTGAAATACGCAGCCATAACCCATTGTCCGGTATTGGGCGGCAAACTGAAAAGCCTGGATAAAACCGGGGCGCTAAAAGTTAAAGGTGTGCTCGGCGTGGTGGAAATTCCCCGTTTCGACGTGCCTTACGGCTCTATCGGCGGGGTCGCCGTGGTGGCGGACAACAGCTGGACGGCGCAGCAGGCCCTGAAAAAGCTGAAAATCAGCTGGGATCTTGGGGAAAACCAGGTCTACAACACCAAAGCGTATAAGCAGCAGCTGGTGGCCAATGTTGAGAAACCGGCACAGCTTACCCATGAACGGGGGGATATCGACCAGGCATTTGCCAAAGCTAAGCAAAAATTCAGCGCCACCTATACCGGCGGCCATTTATCCCATTCCCCTATGGAGCCCAATGCCAGTGTCGTCTGGGTACAGGAAGACAGCTGCGAAGTCTGGGCCGCGACCCAGAGTCCGGCGGATATCCAAAAAGTGCTGGGTCAGTACCTGAAACGGGATCCTAAAGATATCCTGGTGCATGTCACTATGGCGGGGGGCGCCTTTGGCCGCAAGTTTAAGTGCGATTATGTGCATGAAGCGGCGGTGATCTCCCGGCAGATGAAGATGCCGATCCAATTGATCTGGTCGCGTGAAGAAGATATGCGCACCGGCTATTACCATTCCACCAGCGCCCAGCATATTGAGGCCTCATTGGATGAAAACGGCAAAGTGACCGGCTGGCTGCACCGCGCCGCTTTTCCTTCCATAGGGTCGTTATTTAATCCCTCGCTGGATCGGGCGTCGAAGGGCAGCCTGGAAGATGTTGCCAACCATCCGTTTGCGGTAGAGAATTTCCGCGCCGAAAGCGGTGAAGCCAAAGCCCATACCCGTATCGGCTGGTACCGGGCGGTTTATGCCATTTTCTACGGTTTTGCCTTTGGCACCTTTGCCGACGAGCTGGCCCATAAGGCGGAAAAAAACACCTTTGATTTTCTCAACCAGCTTTATGACGACAGCAGCAATATCAACGACAGGCAAAAAGAGCGGGCGGCACGCTCGAAAGGGGTACTGGCCCTGGCGGCGAAAAAAGCCGGCTGGGATCAGCGCAATAAGCTGCCCAAGGGGCAGGGCATTGGCCTGGCGGTACATTACAGCTTTAATTCCTATGTCGCCATGGCGGTGCGGGTTGCAGTCGACGGCGATGATATCAAGGTGCTGAAGGTGGATTGCGCCATAGATTGCGGCCAGGTGCTCAATGTCGACGGCGCGACCGCGCAAATGGAAGGGGCCGTGGTCATGGGCATGTCTCTGGCGCTGAGCACGGAAATCAGCTTTAAGGACGGGGCCGTGGTTAACTCCAACTTCCACGATTATCCTGTGATGCGTATCTCGGATATGCCGGAAGTTGCCGTGCATATTGTAGAGTCAGATCATAAACCGACAGGTTTAGGTGAACCCGGGGTGGCACCGTTTGCGCCGGCATTAAGCAATGCCATTTTTGCCGCCAGTGGCAAACGCTACCGCGACCTGCCGATGAAGCCGTTATCTGTTTAA
- a CDS encoding (2Fe-2S)-binding protein: protein MSELITINGQAHDIDVDADMPLLWFLRDRLEFTGTKFGCGSGLCGACTVHVEGQATRSCITPVGSLAGKSITTIEGLSENGDHPLQKAWLNNKVPQCGYCQAGQIMNAASLLAVNAAPSDEEIDNAMQGNICRCGTYQRIKKAIGEAAKEMQEDA, encoded by the coding sequence ATGAGCGAGTTAATTACTATCAACGGGCAGGCGCACGACATAGACGTCGATGCGGACATGCCTTTACTCTGGTTTCTCCGTGACCGGCTGGAATTTACCGGCACTAAATTCGGCTGTGGCAGCGGCTTGTGCGGCGCCTGTACCGTGCATGTAGAGGGGCAGGCTACCCGCTCCTGTATCACTCCGGTGGGCAGCTTGGCGGGAAAGAGCATTACCACCATAGAAGGCTTGTCGGAAAACGGCGACCATCCGCTGCAAAAAGCCTGGCTGAACAACAAGGTGCCCCAGTGCGGTTATTGCCAGGCGGGACAGATCATGAATGCCGCCAGCCTGCTGGCGGTGAATGCCGCGCCAAGCGATGAAGAAATCGACAACGCCATGCAGGGCAATATTTGCCGTTGCGGTACCTATCAGCGCATTAAAAAAGCTATCGGCGAAGCTGCAAAAGAAATGCAGGAGGATGCCTGA
- a CDS encoding GntR family transcriptional regulator, with protein sequence MEISIDIDDPVPLFAQLVTQIKQAVNQEKLAPGDALPSIRQLANDLTMNSKTVAKAYRLLERDGVIQTRGYRGTFIHPEAKKNSTLDLNAWLHATLDDTISKLKAAGITDSEIRIAFSQAMNKKQD encoded by the coding sequence ATGGAAATTAGCATAGATATCGACGATCCCGTGCCTTTATTCGCCCAGCTGGTCACCCAGATAAAGCAGGCGGTCAACCAGGAGAAGCTGGCACCGGGTGATGCCCTGCCCTCGATCAGGCAACTGGCAAATGATCTGACGATGAACAGTAAAACCGTGGCAAAAGCCTACCGTTTACTGGAGCGCGACGGCGTGATTCAAACCCGGGGCTACCGCGGCACTTTTATCCATCCCGAGGCGAAAAAAAACAGTACCCTTGATTTAAATGCCTGGCTGCATGCGACATTAGACGACACCATCAGCAAGCTAAAAGCCGCCGGCATTACCGATTCAGAAATCCGGATTGCCTTTAGCCAGGCCATGAACAAAAAACAAGACTAG
- a CDS encoding SRPBCC family protein has protein sequence MKGNGKPGIEICLYQEVSTTPEQLLEILLDHVRLGRFFKARFALVKPEDKGQLPGGKGCIRQVTIGRQQFLEEIISASASGICYQIIGPGPVSEHQGEIVFNNRSGSTLVEYKIRCKGPKWLPDFLVKYVICRDIRFALRQLAGFFQKQVAA, from the coding sequence ATGAAGGGGAACGGCAAACCGGGTATAGAGATATGTCTGTACCAGGAAGTTTCAACAACACCGGAGCAACTGCTGGAGATATTGCTGGACCATGTCCGGCTGGGGCGTTTTTTTAAGGCCAGGTTTGCCCTGGTGAAACCTGAAGATAAGGGGCAGCTCCCCGGCGGTAAAGGCTGTATCCGCCAGGTGACCATAGGAAGGCAGCAGTTTTTAGAGGAAATTATTTCGGCTTCTGCGTCAGGTATCTGTTATCAGATCATTGGCCCCGGACCGGTTTCCGAGCATCAGGGAGAGATTGTTTTTAACAACCGAAGTGGCTCAACCCTGGTTGAATACAAGATTCGCTGTAAGGGGCCGAAATGGCTGCCGGACTTTCTCGTGAAGTATGTGATTTGCAGGGATATCAGATTTGCTTTAAGGCAACTGGCCGGTTTCTTTCAAAAACAGGTGGCGGCTTAA
- the pdsS gene encoding proteobacterial dedicated sortase system histidine kinase, producing the protein MPFRFGLRGKLFLLSTFLFSIPWFGYQYVWEMEKYLRYGQEQTLVGTARALATTLHDRPNLFNSHASFLPSVEKGRDLYGYQLKNPIRLDGQYRDWPNFTSRAHEYGADHLLYRDAKSTTADALTMDFKTTLGKYDKYLYLFFNITDDKVVYRAKNMINIDRNDHLELAFVDETGKFSRYLVSNKKPGWLDTYRITDLENGIPVVTPQIQGQWLDTPQGYNIELRVPLSMVGDKIAFAVHDVDQEQGKVLNTVGSADPRFAKTLGTVLVPSPEIERIVRSMRYTNSSIWVVDQHHRVLATAGDIRQAAGVWHKKSAGSDSNSWWRNLEQKWLIPLYYMVLTRPPSDFIDQLYDASNLTGKHIVGALQGAATSQWRLTQDQQAVILSAAYPIFINNQVQGAVIVEETTNGIRTLRNRALEKLFSSILAIMLLGAVAFFLFASRISSRIRTLRNQAEQAIDEHGRIKQALPLSTTNDEIGDLSRSFTTAVNRLSQYNHYLENMSSRLSHELRTPIAVVRTSLENLSMQTMPDMASAYIDRAQSGITRLNLILTNMSEATRIEQMLHTTEKIEFDFSQLLKGCVQGYQQIYPKVGFTINDGEPLKGLNFLGSPEHIAQLLDKVVANAVEFTRDSKVELAVREEKSQLILTISNNGELLPEQMQERLFDSMVSVRSSKKQEQPHLGLGLYIARLICEFHQGKISASNHHDPDGVTVTISLPLGAKS; encoded by the coding sequence ATGCCTTTTCGCTTTGGCCTGCGCGGTAAACTGTTTTTACTTTCCACCTTTTTGTTTTCCATCCCCTGGTTCGGTTACCAGTATGTCTGGGAAATGGAGAAATATTTACGTTACGGCCAGGAGCAAACCCTGGTAGGCACGGCACGCGCCCTGGCCACCACATTGCACGACCGGCCGAATTTGTTTAACAGCCACGCCAGCTTTCTGCCCAGCGTGGAAAAAGGCCGGGACCTGTACGGCTACCAGCTGAAAAATCCCATTCGCCTCGACGGCCAGTACCGGGACTGGCCCAACTTTACCAGCCGCGCCCATGAATACGGCGCCGACCACCTCCTGTACCGGGACGCGAAATCAACAACCGCCGATGCCCTGACCATGGACTTTAAAACCACCCTGGGCAAGTACGACAAATACCTGTACCTGTTCTTTAATATTACCGACGACAAGGTGGTTTACCGCGCGAAAAACATGATCAATATCGACCGGAATGATCACCTGGAGCTGGCCTTTGTCGATGAAACCGGCAAATTCAGCCGTTACCTGGTCAGCAATAAAAAACCCGGCTGGCTCGATACCTACCGCATTACCGACCTGGAAAACGGCATTCCCGTGGTGACCCCGCAAATCCAGGGACAATGGCTGGATACGCCACAGGGCTACAACATAGAACTGCGCGTTCCCCTGTCTATGGTGGGGGATAAAATCGCTTTCGCGGTGCATGATGTCGACCAGGAACAGGGCAAAGTGCTCAATACCGTCGGCTCGGCGGATCCCCGCTTTGCCAAAACCTTAGGCACGGTGCTGGTGCCTTCCCCGGAAATCGAACGTATCGTACGCAGCATGCGTTATACCAATTCCAGCATCTGGGTGGTGGACCAACACCACAGGGTACTGGCTACCGCCGGTGACATCCGCCAGGCCGCCGGGGTCTGGCATAAAAAGAGCGCCGGCAGTGACAGTAACAGCTGGTGGCGCAACTTAGAGCAAAAATGGCTGATCCCGCTGTATTACATGGTGCTGACCCGGCCACCGAGCGATTTTATCGACCAGCTGTATGACGCCAGCAACCTGACCGGCAAACATATCGTCGGCGCCCTCCAGGGGGCAGCCACCTCACAGTGGCGCCTGACCCAAGACCAGCAGGCGGTGATCTTATCCGCCGCCTACCCTATTTTTATCAATAATCAGGTGCAGGGGGCGGTTATTGTCGAGGAAACCACCAACGGCATACGTACCCTGAGGAACCGGGCGCTGGAGAAATTGTTCAGCTCGATCCTGGCCATTATGCTGCTCGGCGCGGTGGCATTTTTCCTGTTTGCCTCACGCATTTCCAGCCGCATCCGCACCTTAAGGAACCAGGCGGAGCAGGCCATCGACGAACACGGCCGCATCAAGCAGGCGCTGCCGCTATCAACCACCAATGATGAAATCGGCGACCTGTCCCGCAGCTTTACCACGGCGGTGAACCGCTTAAGCCAGTACAACCATTACCTGGAAAACATGTCGTCACGCCTGTCCCACGAACTGAGGACGCCGATTGCCGTGGTGCGGACCTCGCTGGAGAACCTTTCGATGCAGACCATGCCGGACATGGCGTCCGCCTATATCGACCGGGCGCAGTCAGGGATCACCCGCCTCAACCTGATCTTAACCAATATGAGCGAAGCCACCCGCATCGAGCAGATGCTGCATACCACGGAAAAAATCGAGTTTGATTTTAGTCAGTTATTAAAGGGCTGCGTCCAGGGTTACCAGCAAATCTACCCTAAGGTCGGCTTTACCATTAACGACGGCGAACCGCTTAAAGGCCTGAATTTTCTCGGCTCCCCGGAGCATATTGCCCAGCTGCTGGATAAGGTGGTGGCCAATGCGGTGGAATTTACCCGCGACAGCAAGGTAGAGCTTGCCGTGCGTGAGGAAAAGTCCCAGCTGATATTAACCATCAGCAACAACGGCGAATTGCTGCCGGAGCAGATGCAGGAACGCCTGTTTGATTCCATGGTATCGGTAAGGTCTTCGAAAAAGCAGGAACAGCCGCATTTGGGCCTGGGTTTATATATCGCCCGGTTAATCTGTGAATTCCACCAGGGCAAGATCAGCGCCAGCAACCATCATGACCCGGACGGGGTAACCGTCACCATCAGCTTGCCGTTAGGCGCGAAAAGCTGA
- a CDS encoding DUF1203 domain-containing protein has translation MPIDFQITPVDVEAFQSLFTLEPLVLANAHAKVIKVDEHPGYPCRVSLIDAKVGEQVLLLPYSHHDVDSPYRASGPVFVRLNAQTYMPAVNEIPEVVRHRLLSVRAYNSEHMMTDATVTAGSELKAAINSMFAQEEVDYLHIHNANPGCFSCAVYRAEN, from the coding sequence ATGCCCATAGATTTTCAGATCACCCCGGTTGACGTGGAAGCTTTTCAATCCCTGTTTACTTTAGAGCCTTTAGTTTTGGCAAATGCCCATGCAAAAGTTATTAAGGTGGATGAGCATCCGGGTTATCCGTGCCGGGTATCGCTGATTGATGCCAAAGTCGGCGAGCAGGTACTGCTCTTGCCTTATAGCCATCATGATGTCGACTCGCCGTACCGGGCATCGGGGCCGGTTTTTGTGCGGCTAAATGCACAAACTTATATGCCGGCGGTAAATGAAATTCCCGAAGTCGTCAGGCACCGCCTGCTGTCGGTCAGGGCATATAATAGTGAGCATATGATGACAGATGCGACGGTAACCGCCGGCAGTGAACTTAAAGCAGCCATTAACAGCATGTTCGCACAGGAGGAAGTTGATTACCTGCATATTCATAACGCTAATCCCGGTTGTTTCAGTTGTGCCGTGTACAGGGCTGAAAATTGA